Proteins encoded together in one Coffea arabica cultivar ET-39 chromosome 2c, Coffea Arabica ET-39 HiFi, whole genome shotgun sequence window:
- the LOC113724572 gene encoding uncharacterized protein, producing the protein MNCFREAALKLGLLESDTYIEDTLEEAAVFQMPSSLRLLFAIVLVHYSPTDPRLLWDKFEQQICSDYQRSQELYHYSSAEIRSKVLKNISRLLKQMGKNIDDYHLILDNLRGAYHEQLTMEINSERNIEVLPEDLLLPFKLNALQRHAYDLILHAISSSAGQSFFIDGPGRTNKTFLYRLILAALRSQGHVAIVMAISSVAASVLPGRRTAHSRFKIPLDLSTNKTCQLSKQGSVARLLFESKLILWDESSMAKRETIEAFDDLLKNIMESELPFGGNIIVFGGDFRQTLPVIEKASKQTLIKASLPNSLLWNKFHKLKLTENMQAIFDPAFSEFLLRVGEGRKPVDAQAK; encoded by the coding sequence ATGAACTGCTTCAGGGAAGCTGCTTTGAAGCTTGGTCTATTAGAGTCTGATACATATATAGAAGATACCCTTGAAGAAGCAGCAGTTTTTCAGATGCCATCATCGTTGAGACTGTTATTTGCTATTGTTCTTGTTCATTATTCACCCACTGATCCTAGATTACTCTGGGACAAATTTGAACAACAGATATGTAGTGATTATCAAAGATCACAGGAACTTTATCACTATTCTTCTGCTGAAATTAGAAGTAAAGTCTTGAAAAATATCAGCAGATTGCTCAAGCAGATGGGTAAAAATATTGATGATTACCATTTAATTCTAGATAACCTTAGAGGTGCATATCATGAACAGTTAACAATGGAAATTAACAGTGAAAGGAATATTGAGGTATTACCAGAAGATCTACTTTTGCCTTTTAAATTGAATGCTCTGCAGCGGCATGCTTATGATTTAATTCTGCATGCAATTTCTTCTTCTGCTGGCCAAAGTTTCTTTATCGATGGTCCGGGTAGAACTAATAAGACCTTTCTCTATAGGTTGATTTTAGCTGCTTTAAGATCTCAGGGGCATGTTGCTATCGTAATGGCAATATCCAGTGTTGCAGCATCTGTTCTTCCAGGCAGAAGAACAGCGCATTCTAGATTTAAAATACCACTGGATTTGTCAACAAATAAAACCTGCCAACTCAGTAAGCAAGGTAGTGTTGCAAGATTACTTTTTGAATCAAAACTGATCTTGTGGGATGAATCATCAATGGCCAAAAGAGAAACTATTGAGGCCTTTGATGATTTGCTAAAAAACATAATGGAATCTGAGCTGCCATTTGGAGGAAATATCATTGTTTTTGGAGGAGATTTTCGACAAACTTTACCTGTAATTGAGAAGGCTTCAAAACAAACTCTCATAAAAGCTAGCCTTCCTAATTCACTTCTATGGAATAAATTTCATAAGTTGAAACTGACAGAAAATATGCAGGCCATTTTTGACCCAGCATTCTCAGAGTTTCTTTTGAGGGTGGGCGAAGGAAGGAAGCCTGTTGATGCACAGGCCAAATAA